Within the Miscanthus floridulus cultivar M001 chromosome 17, ASM1932011v1, whole genome shotgun sequence genome, the region cggaaacgattagtaataggagtttccaaaatggaaactccaaatcaaagtaatacaacccctcacaagttagccacaaagtatataaaagatactagataaacctagggagccaaacaacggcaaccaaagagttgaatcaaaatgcactagtcagttaatgtcggaagtcccgacagtttgggtcagaacttccgacgtgtcagaagtcccgacgtttgggtcagaacttccgacgtgtcagaagtcccgacagtttgggtcagaacttccaacgcaaactgtcagcacttccgacccctacgggaaatgaactacaagtgctaaaatgaactttgtgatgccgatgacttacaaacccacttcctagtggtaaggtaaggtgttgggtcactctcttgacgttgataagccaccactccgtggATCaagacccaaaccctaaggaataGCTAGAGAGaaggagacaaccaaatacaagtaatttcgagcaaatcacaacaacaacaagcacgcgggagacaagaatttatcccgaggttcggcagccccacaaaggagctcctacgtcctcgttgttgaggtgaccacttaggtcggagtctcttccacctccttgcctcactcaagggtaccacaaaggtcacttgagtttcttcactagaaaacaagggtaatacaaacttcccaaggctcttccacaagatggaagctcttgggcgacgtctagccggctaggagaaaatccccaagagtaacaaatgcaaatcaaaccggcttgacgaagaaatcaagtgctcaagcttgctcaaagtgtttttctcactcaatccactctccaatcactcaaaccctttaggaattgaagttggaggcaaaggagagaagagtggcgagcctagaatgcttgggggctgttttggccgagtgtttgttgcaatgaaatgagtgggcaacggttagaaatgaggagaggggtatatatactccaaggcaaaatctaaccgttcagatctacgtcgggagttccgacgcagatctcgggacttccgacgtatgaagaaaacactgttcatacgaggtcaaagtccactcaaGACAGCCaatgtcgggactttcgacgaacgtcgggacttccgacggtcggaacttccgacaaacgtcgggacttctgacgtgcacagtcagcaggtcagtagaaccatcgatgccgggactcccggcttgggtcgggacttccgactgtcgggagttccgactcacgttgggacttccgacgtccacagtcaccacacaggcagtgactgggagtcagcacttccggcaagagtcatgacttccgactgtcgggagttccggcttacgtcaggacttccgacaccgacagtcacagaaaattattttttgtgctcgtgaagtgctagagtgtctctcttttgattttattattattcttgagcactctatcttcctcagaccacctaaacttgcatccctcttaatagtacggcatacctattaactcaagatcaaaagaaaaacgaaattaaaccttttgagttgatcttctttaaattgatgccgtgtctttcaatcttcatcaaatgagggtgccaacatgtcaatattgatcttgtcgcttgagcatagccatcttgagcacgtgacttgattccattcatcaaatatgaataactccaaatgcatcaagtcactttaatcaacttgtccaatatagatttgatccttcacattaatatgaccatcttagcttgattagtacctcaactaaatgcaagtactttcttcttcaccctagctaggttcttcggccgccaagccgtcgcttgcccttcacccttgcttagtacctcgaagcctttccttgctatcttcaccatctcaagccattaagtcacatcttgtgttgaatcattcattcatatgtattattatctttttcatttcaatttagcaagcttcaaatatgagaccattccatatgcaatccctcatgtcttattaactaatactcatgagcttgctttcacatagtatatggaaatcccacaataaacaagcatttgcatgaattccatttgcattgttgtcttgtgcttgaactagattgtttatacaacaacacttcattttggctttcattaagtacctgtgagataacctattacctgtccacacttagcaaacgggttagttctttaatcacgttgtcattcaatcatccaaaacccactaaagggctagatgtacTTTCAGTTCCCACTCCTCAGCAACATTGGGAAGGTAGTCTCTCACCCTCCGCCCCCTTATCGGGGAGCGGCTGATGGGGCGACCCCGGCCCATGGGCTCCATGTCCTCCATCCCAGCATGGCACACTGGTGTCATCTTGAACTCCACCACGAAGCCCCCCGGCTTGTGGCTGGTCACCATGATGTTGTGGCAAAGAACATGCAACTGCTGGCTCAGCGCATAGGCAACCTCCGAGGTACTCGGGCAGTACATAGGATTTTAGCAAACCCATTTCAGCTACAAACTTCATTGGCAAGAATGGTGATCACTATTCTTTCAACTTTGAAGTAGTCACTGCAGCGGTAGTATTGCTTACAAGTTTTTGAGTTTCCTTTCTTTTCACTTACAGGCTTTTAGGCATACAAAACTTCATTCGTCTGACTCCTCTGCTTTTGAAGTTCGTTTTTATTTCTCTCACTGAGGACTTCAGTTAACTATAACATTATGATGGACTTGCCTCTCCTTGCTACACATCCTGTAAGGTTTCGAGTAATCCTAATATATTGTTTAGATTGTAATAAGCAAGCAATTTACTTAAAATGTGTCTTTTGCACTTGACAAGGAGTTAGTCAGACTCACACTAACGAGATTTCCTAGCAAATAATTAACACTAATGTTTAGCTTAGCCTGTTGATGGTAGCAGTTGTGCAACAGTTGCGGTATTGTTTTGCCATGCTTATCCTATGTTAATGAGAGGAGTAATATATGTTCCAACTCATGTCACAGGTTCTCCGCGATTTAGATTCTGATCAAGTAAAAAGAGCTATATGACTCATGCCTTGTAGATATAAATAGCACCCAGGATTCCTtaagcattattttttttaatttgggaAGGCTAAAATTTACAGCTACTATTGCTTTGGATCCATTATTAGGTATAGAAGTGTGGCATTACAAGGACTATTTCATTGGAAACGAAAATTTTATCATTAGCAAAATGCACAATTCAGCATAAATGTGAATGCTATGGTTTGTTTACTGATTCTTACAATATTTCATCAAACGCAACCTTTTGATGCGAAAATCGTAAATTTTATCTATGGTTATCTCCGTACAACTGAAAAGAAATGTTGTATCCATTAAATGCCTATAGCCATGAACTACCATGAAGCATAGGCTCATCAACTCTAGCACCAGGATATCTCTTCTGATGTTGAAAAATTGATTATGCCTAACCAAATCACATACGCTAATTTCATTCAAGAAAATTAGCTGCTGATACATCCTGCCTATGTATGACACACATCAGTTTCAAGAATGTTGAAAAATTGATTACACCTAACCAAACCACGTGCACCTGTTTCATTCAAGAAGATAATATGTTGTTACATCCTGCCTATATGTGACATTACAACAAAAAATGTACCGTGtagatactccctccatccggTTCCTCTCTACACAACTCTGGCTTGATTTATCATTTCTTAATTCTCGAAGCCATTTCAGCTATCTTCTTCATTTTTTCTCTCATGGCTATCTTCTTCATTTTTTCTCTCTTGGCTATCTTCTTCATTTTTTCTCTCATGGCTATCTTCTTCATTTTGCTGTAATTGTTCTTTACCTCTTTCAGTTTCGTTTTGGTTAGTTTCTATGCCTATGTTTGGAACTGTTATAGGCAGAGGATCTTTGATGTCATCGGGAGGATCATAGTTTGGATCAGCAAGAAATGTAAGGGCGGTCACAACATCACTGATCAGTGGCCGACTGCTTGCTTCTTCTTGTAAGCACATCGATGAGATTGCGAGTGCCTGGTATAGACCTTTCAGAGGAAACTTCCTGTCAAGCAATGGGTCGGCCATCTTCACAAACTTCCTTTTATCCCTGAAGAATGGTGCTGCCTGCAGATAAACAACACTTAGTAGAGCAGCATTGCAATTCTAACTGTATGTATTTCTGATTTTTTTAATTGATTACAGTCTGAATATGTTTCCTAATAAAGAGGTTTCAACACTGGATATTTCTTGGTGACTAGTGAAGCTAGGTGTAAAGCTCACCCAATGAACAAGAATCTGCTCGCGAGTTGGTTTTGTGGTGTCGATTGCTCGCCTCCCAGTGATGAGCTCTAAGAGAACTACGCCAAAGCTATAGATGTCAGATGTCTTTGTTAGCTTGCCGGTCATGGCATACTCAGGAGCACAATAGCCATATGTGCCCATCACCCTTGTGCTGACATGGCTTTTGTCACCGCTTGGACCAAGCTTCGCCAGACCAAAGTCCGATAACTTTGCATTGAAGCTTCCATCCAAGAGAATGTTGGATGCCTTGAGATCACGGTAGATCACTGGCGGGTTGGCTACCTCATGCAAGTACTCAATGCCTCTAGCTGCACCAACTGCAATCTTCATCCGTGTGTGCCAGGATAGTGGCTGAGAATTTGGAGTGAGATCTATACAATTCAATGAACAAACAGGTACAAATTACAATTCATGAACATGCATttatattatataaaaaatatatgatTGAGAGTTTGTATTACCGAGGAGATGATCTTGCAATGAACCGAGTGGCATGTACTCATACACTAGGATCCTCTGGTCACAATCGGTGCTGTACCCAACCAAGGTAACTAGGTTTGGATGATGCAGTAGGCTAAGCATCAGTACCTCGACGAGGAACTCACGGTTTCCTTGCAACCCTTCTTTGTCAAGCTGCTTAACTGCTATGACCTAGACATGGGCATATTTAACATAAACAAGTTATGGTAATATTCACAAGTGTTTCTTCATGTCTTAGTTTAATGGAATGTAGAACGGTGaatttggataagaaatgcttatTTACTTCCATAGTGTCTGGAATGCATCCTTTGTACACCCTTCCAAAGCCGCCTTCACCCAGCAAGTTTTCTGGGCTCAAAGAATCGGTGGCATCGACCAGTTCACGGAATGTAAACACCCTACTAGGAATGTTATGGTTGCCGATCCGTAGTATCTCCCCTGCTGCTGCCCTGTGCTTGGGACTGTCTGCATGTAAAAAAAAGCTGTTGAGAGTCTGAAATATGTCCTTTGTCATCGAATATAGCCTTATTGATCTGTTTTCACCATACTAATCACAATTTTTTAGCCTGGGAATAATAACAAATTTTAGGGTGAAATTAAGTTCAAGAATAAGGCAATGGGCAAACAGACTTTCATGGACATGCTAATTGGTATCTATATATTTTTCTGAACAAATCTTTTAAGCAATGATTGTGACATGCATGATGGAACTTTTGTTGTATGATATCTGTAACTCCTAAAAAATTTCCCACCCAATGCTTAAGTGTTGTTACCATGCATTGATTTTTCTTCTGCAACTTTTGTGTTTCAATAATTGGTGGAAAATATTGATTTGTCTTTTTGCAACTTTGCTGTTTTCAAGAAATGGTTTAAAAGACTATAGTTATCAGCTTACTATCATCTTATACCTTTTATATATGACATGCAGAGCAGAAATTCCAAGGggacaaaaagaaagaaaggctGGATTCTTACTTGAGAGCGAAATTTCCTTGACTAGGGTTGCCAATCCGTTCTGTtcattcttcctcttctttttccTCCATATCTTCTTTGTCCACTTGCACTTCTCTTGCTCTGGGATCATCGTCGTATTCTTCCTCTTCTTTGCCTCTGTTGTTAACGGTTCCTCTGCTTCTCGCACCGCCCCTCCACAAAAACCGCGGACCCACTTTCTCTTCGTTTTCCTATTTGTGTCCGATGCCTCTTGCGTGGCCTTGCTCGTTCTCCTGCCGCAGACagagcggatccacgagcagcAGCACGCACATCTGAGTAGGTTGCAGCTCAGGATGTTCTTGCAACAACATCTGTTAGCGGAGCTCAACAGCCCCATGGAATTGCCGGATCGACGCGAGAGTGGGCGAGCACCCTCGTGCCGATCCCTGCATGCAAACGAAGAACAGCAAGAGGCCTCAAATGTAATATTCCCTTTCTCGTTTCTCTCTTTAATTTTTCTCGCACTTGGTTTCTTGCCACGCGCTCCTTTCTCTGTGGATGGTAAAAATTTGGGAATGAGACAACTTCTGTTTTTCCTTGGATGAACGCTGTCTGGCCAAGAAGCTATTTTTAGTCCACTCGTTTTTCCTCTTGTTAATCGTTGTTAGTTTTAGTAATTGCCTTACCACACCGTGTTCTTTCGCATGAGAAACAGGAGTCTGTTTTCACCCATTGGCTGGAGATTTGCTCAGCTGCTCAGGGTTATAATCATGCACGGTGCATATCGGCGTTATGCTTCAGTTAGGAAGAAGAGTTGGATGAAACCATTCTCAACTATGGTTGGATAGAAAATTCGTTCGGAGTACGCAACATGTACACGCTGTTCATTTGGTTTGTTtgtcttataagccgtattttttcagtcaatgaatagtatttttctctcacaccaaattagcCAACAGTGCTTTTAGTCATagtttatcagccaaacaaacccAAACAAATAGAGCGAATATATATATCGCTGATTGATGGAATCCTGCAGGCCAATTTGCTTGCACGTGTCAGCAACACATGCCGATTTTGTTCATGGAAATGGGCACAATCTCCATGGCGTATTCCTCGGTAAAATTCTACTTTCTACTAGTAGTTCAAAATTACAAGAAAAAACATGAGCACCTATAGAGCTACTTTTCAGctatagaacaatatttttctctcacaacatttcagcataaacatcagcataagctaaatttcagcataagtGAATAGGGTGAAGCCGAgtacacttaataacttaattaTGTAAGAATCCTAAATGCTTTGGCATTGTATATGGCAAAAGTACAACACCACACCCACACTACCTGAGCGAAGATGGCATTATCCAAAAAAAGGGTGATTGGGTGAAGAACTTTATGGTATAAAACACGGCATGGTCTTCATCTCCTTTACCAATTACCATCAAGCAGGCACGCAGGCAGCAGGGCAACGACGCCAATCGAGGACAAGCATATCACAGCTCACACCAGCGATGTAGTATTTCTGCAAAACTTGTCGGTGACAAACAGCAAAGCCAAGGAGTGAAAACAATTGCTTTCTCGCAGACAAGAGGTTGGACGTCCTGGCCATCTTTTGCATTGCAGCAAAAAGGCCAACCTTTCAATCAGGCCACCCTGTTCGCTGGtgggtgctggtgctggttttttatgagaggaaaacactgttaacTAATTAAATaagtctggctgaaaccaacaaacgaacagggtaCCAGATGGACATCGAAGTCGTTGTGCCGCGGTGGAGGGAGCCCAGTCCAGTGCTAGTACTCTACGGCCCCTCCACCTTTTTTTGAGGTATAAAATTTGTTCTAAAAAAATCAAGATTTTACAAGACTGTCTTCTAATGCGGAAGCTAATCATGCTGCGTACAAACTGTCATATTTTGCCAGTGTCTTTAATCTATTTGAAAATTTACATAAAGTTGTTTATTTTAGAGCGAAGAGAGTATATCAAAGCTACATATTTTATTAACAGTGAAACACCCACAGGCTACATCTAAAAAATGGGATTATTCCGAACTCACAACAAACTTTTGTCGTCGGTGCTCTATTAACATGATGAAGACTGAAACTTGTTGTGAGCACATTAAACTACCGGAAGTAACACGACCTACTACAGCCTGTTTGGgagatcgtaaacgatcgtggattatttactgctaactggtttggtgtgagagaaaaacactgttcctggctagaaatttaccatcgtttacgagcaagcgaacaggccggcGCCGTGGTCTACTGCCCGCCGTCACCCATGCCATGCCACGCCACGCCGTCGCCTCAGCCGCTGCCACCAATGCATCTTTTTGGCCCGCACCCGGCTGGCCTTCCTCCTCAGTTTTATGCCTGCCGGTGCCCTCCGCTTGCCCTTCAAGTGCCGCCGCATTGCGTCGAATAGCGCGTGCATGTTCCCGCCACCGCCGCACCTCTTCTCCGGCACGCCTACCACCGTCCGGCGCCTAGTGTTCTTATCTTTCCCTTTCGCGCGGTGGAACATGCTCGTAAGGTACTGCCACGGCGAGTTGAGGTGGCCTGCGCCGCGGACGACGCTCCTGGACGAGGGGCCCGCCTCCTGGCCGCCcccgaggtggtggtggtggtcgtggCGGTGATGGAACACCGTGGCGATTTTGTCCATGAGCATCCGCAGCCGCGCCACCCGCTTCTCGAGGATTTCCTGGCGACGTCGCCtcctcattgagcgcgacacctCAGGTGCGCACACCGGCGGCGCAATGCCCCGTGGCGCTGTCACCGGCGGCGAGTAGTAGTAGGGATTAGCAAAAGCACGTGGCGCTGGAGATGCCGATGAGCTTCCGCTGCTGCTGGACATGTCCGCGCTGGAAACGTCGCTGCCTTGTTGCCTCCCGCGCGATGTCTTCCCTTCTACGGCAAATCTGCGTCGTAGGGAGCGCTCCGTGAGAAGAGTGCTGCTTGGTCTGATGCGGCTTTGTATGGTTGCCACCGTGTTGCTCGAGGAAGAGCGTTCGGCACGCTCCACGCCATGACGCGACGTCATGCTCAGGGACAACCCAGAGTCCAGCCTCTCGAAGAGACGCACCGAGGAGGAGCTCTCCGCTCCCACGTGCCGCGGGGTAGCACGGCCACGCAGCCTTGACGACGGCCCCAGAGACAACTCCCGTGACACGGAACGCCGGctgctcctcctgctgctgctacgTTCCAGCGAACACCGGTCACCACGGCCGGAGCTGCGACGGATGCTGTCCCGGAGGTCGGCAAGCCGAGTACTACTTCCGGCCACCGTGCCATGTCTCGACGTTCCAGCTACGGGGAAACGGTGGAGGCTGAGGCTGGAGTGCCACTGCTCTTGGCTTGGACGGTGTCGTGCCGGTAATGCGGTTCTCGACGAGCGGTTGGTAGCGAGGCGAGCAAGGAGAGGCTCTTCCGGTGCATGGTGATGGGCGTCGACGTGGAGGCCGGATCGGCGTGACACTGTAGAATGTTGCAGGTTTAGCCGGCGCGATGGCTCACTGGCCAGGAGGCTTGGTCTGGGTGAGGCCACTGGCCGCCTCGGGCGCGGATCGGCATGCTGTGTCCGGCAGTCTGATTGCGTGGACAGCTTTCTCTCTAGCGCAGGGGACACTAGAGAACAACCTGATAGCATCTTTGCCTGCCTCCGGACAGCCTCCTGGGTAGCATCTTCTAGTATCTTCAGAAGAGCCCTGGATGCCTCATCTAAATTTTCACCTGCCGGACCCGGACCCTTGTGAAGCAGCCTGTATAGGCTCGTCAGCGCCTCCAGATCAGACAAAATTTGTTCCATCTCAGCTTCCTTGTTCTTAAGAAATGATGAACTTGCTTGATCTGTTTTCTTTGGAGACGTCAAACCAAGAGAAAACGGAATCACCGAATCAGAAGCGGTAGTAAGAGCCTTTGCCTGCTTCAGGAGAGCATCATCAAGCAACTTGTTCATAAGGGCCTTGGACGTCTCATCTAACCTTTGAAGCAGCCCGTATAGCTTCTTGAGCGCATGTAGATCAGACAATACTCTGTCCATCCCTGTTTCTTCTGGCACTACTCCGACGTCGTTGTTCGTTGTTTTATCCATCTTCCTTAAGACAAATGGGAGTGGAAATCAGAAGCAATAGAAAGCCCACCAAATGCCGTGTGGCAAGGAACTTTGAAAAGGTTGCTGCCGTAAGAACTGGCGTGCGGTTCCTCCACTTTGTAGTTTGCACGACGAACTGACAAAGGGGCAGGACGCGGCCTGGCGGAGGAGCGAGAGGGCGCGGCTCGAGAGCGAGGAGGCGCGCGGCCTGGCGGCGGAGAGAGATGGCGGCGGCGGACGGGCGGAGTCGCGAGAGGGAACCGGAACGCGCGTCGGAACTTGAGGGGAATCGGGGGAAAGAATCGTCGCGGTTACTGCCTTCAGCCTTCCCCCACATAATCAAGTGTGCAGTGACAACTGACAACCTGTTTTTAGactggtttagttcccaaaaattttcaccttaAACTATCGCATCGAATTTTACGGtacatgtagtattaaatatagacgaaaaaaaattaattgtacagtttggttagaaatcacgagacgaatgttttaagactaattagtccatgattagccataagtgctacagtaactaacatgcgctaatgatggattaattaggcttaataaattcgtctagctgtttccagacgagctatgtaattagttttttttattagtatccgaaaaccccttccgacatctccaaaacatccgatgtgacatcaaaaattttcatttcgcgaactaaacacccccttacAGTGGTTGCTTAAACTGCCAGGATCTGGAAAGGAAACATGAGCATATGCAAATGCAGAGAGATACTGTTGTGTTTACAAATGGCCCTGTttatttcgctgaaatttggcttatgctgatgctgatttgtggTGGGAGGAAAACACCGTTCGTTCACTAAAAAGTACTGCTAAAGTAGTTTAAGCGGGTGTCTGCCTATCCTCACTCCTCTCCGTGGCTCATCTGTGAGCGGACACGTCGCCTATGTTGTTTTTCCAGAAACACCTTCTAAGTTCACATAAATAAACCTGTAGTCCAATTTGGTGGGGTCGTAAAACTTATCTTAacaccaagaagaagaaaaaatgaaGATCTCCATCATTTTTGCATAAAACCGCCCGTATGCAAATCTATAGAGAGGCCCTCCCACTGCCCATCGGCCAGCGTTCCCACCCCGACactagttccttatgcaagcctGTTGGAATCAGAATGCTCTTACCATCCATGAATAGATGTTGTAGCCACCAAGAGGTGCCATTTGTTTATATACAACCAAAAAAATATTCGGATGGACCATATGCGTGCGTAATGTTGGCTACAGGCTGAGAGGCATATGATCAAATTATGAAAACACAAATAACACCTTACaacaacaacgacgacgacgacaaagcctttaaatcccaaacaaattggggtaggctaaagttgaaacccagcagaagcaatcaaggttcagacacgtgaatagccgtcttccaagcactcctatctaaggctgtctttgggtatattccatcctttcaagtcttcttttattgcctttatccaagtcaacttcggtcttcctctgcctctcttcacgttactatcctggcttaggattccactacgcaccagtGCCTCTGGATGTCTCCGTTggatatgtccaaaccatctcaaccggtgttggagaagcttttcttcaattggtgctacccctaa harbors:
- the LOC136516983 gene encoding probable serine/threonine-protein kinase PBL7, with product MGLLSSANRCCCKNILSCNLLRCACCCSWIRSVCGRRTSKATQEASDTNRKTKRKWVRGFCGGAVREAEEPLTTEAKKRKNTTMIPEQEKCKWTKKIWRKKKRKNEQNGLATLVKEISLSNSPKHRAAAGEILRIGNHNIPSRVFTFRELVDATDSLSPENLLGEGGFGRVYKGCIPDTMEVIAVKQLDKEGLQGNREFLVEVLMLSLLHHPNLVTLVGYSTDCDQRILVYEYMPLGSLQDHLLDLTPNSQPLSWHTRMKIAVGAARGIEYLHEVANPPVIYRDLKASNILLDGSFNAKLSDFGLAKLGPSGDKSHVSTRVMGTYGYCAPEYAMTGKLTKTSDIYSFGVVLLELITGRRAIDTTKPTREQILVHWAAPFFRDKRKFVKMADPLLDRKFPLKGLYQALAISSMCLQEEASSRPLISDVVTALTFLADPNYDPPDDIKDPLPITVPNIGIETNQNETERGKEQLQQNEEDSHERKNEEDSQERKNEEDSHERKNEEDS
- the LOC136516982 gene encoding uncharacterized protein gives rise to the protein MDKTTNNDVGVVPEETGMDRVLSDLHALKKLYGLLQRLDETSKALMNKLLDDALLKQAKALTTASDSVIPFSLGLTSPKKTDQASSSFLKNKEAEMEQILSDLEALTSLYRLLHKGPGPAGENLDEASRALLKILEDATQEAVRRQAKMLSGCSLVSPALERKLSTQSDCRTQHADPRPRRPVASPRPSLLASEPSRRLNLQHSTVSRRSGLHVDAHHHAPEEPLLARLATNRSSRTALPARHRPSQEQWHSSLSLHRFPVAGTSRHGTVAGSSTRLADLRDSIRRSSGRGDRCSLERSSSRRSSRRSVSRELSLGPSSRLRGRATPRHVGAESSSSVRLFERLDSGLSLSMTSRHGVERAERSSSSNTVATIQSRIRPSSTLLTERSLRRRFAVEGKTSRGRQQGSDVSSADMSSSSGSSSASPAPRAFANPYYYSPPVTAPRGIAPPVCAPEVSRSMRRRRRQEILEKRVARLRMLMDKIATVFHHRHDHHHHLGGGQEAGPSSRSVVRGAGHLNSPWQYLTSMFHRAKGKDKNTRRRTVVGVPEKRCGGGGNMHALFDAMRRHLKGKRRAPAGIKLRRKASRVRAKKMHWWQRLRRRRGVAWHG